One genomic window of Halorubrum hochsteinianum includes the following:
- a CDS encoding helix-turn-helix domain-containing protein gives MSRTALRLDLPTGSWLGDVSRRVPSATLRVDETVSVDGEGPSDSLVDESSETGAEAVATVRVAGTDRDRVEDALGDHDRVARERVVARRGEVRTLRVVGRRPAYLSAARAVGLPIESAVEVVDGRATVTVVGDRDRIEAFGRRLAGDGVTVGVAATGGEDPDRTLTEAQRELVFEAVRSGYYDTPRRCTLTELAEANDIAKSTCSETLHRAEGRVMRRFVDCAGPFDAGSDAEDAATVGGSDAGSASFEAGEFGGDRDATEFDGDRDATEFDGEEPVRSAATEP, from the coding sequence CTCGGCGACGTCTCCCGGCGCGTCCCGTCGGCGACGCTCCGGGTCGACGAGACCGTCTCCGTCGACGGGGAGGGGCCCTCCGACTCCCTCGTCGACGAGTCGTCCGAGACCGGCGCGGAGGCGGTCGCGACCGTCCGCGTCGCCGGCACCGACAGGGACCGCGTCGAGGACGCGCTCGGCGACCACGACCGCGTCGCCCGCGAGCGGGTCGTCGCGCGCCGCGGCGAGGTCCGCACGCTCCGGGTGGTCGGCCGCCGGCCCGCGTACCTCTCCGCGGCGCGGGCGGTCGGCCTGCCGATCGAGTCGGCGGTCGAGGTCGTCGACGGCCGCGCCACCGTGACGGTCGTCGGCGACCGCGACCGGATCGAGGCGTTCGGCCGGCGGCTCGCGGGCGACGGGGTGACGGTCGGCGTCGCCGCGACCGGCGGCGAGGACCCGGACCGAACGCTCACGGAGGCGCAGCGGGAACTCGTCTTCGAGGCGGTCCGCTCGGGGTACTACGACACGCCGCGCCGCTGTACGCTCACGGAACTGGCCGAGGCGAACGACATCGCCAAGTCGACCTGTAGCGAGACACTCCACCGCGCCGAGGGGCGCGTGATGCGGCGGTTCGTGGACTGCGCGGGACCGTTCGACGCGGGGTCGGACGCCGAGGACGCCGCGACCGTCGGCGGCTCCGACGCGGGCTCGGCTTCCTTCGAGGCCGGCGAGTTCGGCGGCGACCGCGACGCGACCGAGTTTGACGGCGACCGCGACGCGACCGAGTTCGACGGCGAGGAGCCGGTGCGCTCCGCCGCGACCGAGCCCTGA